The following DNA comes from Sphingopyxis sp. BSN-002.
TCTCGTTCGATCCGGCCGTCTGGAATCCGGCGAGGCTGTACAATTTGAAGTCGTCGGTCAGCGGCGGAAGGGTGACCGTCGTCAGCAGCCCGCCGGGCTTTGTTGAGGGCTGCGCCGCGTCGAGAAGCTGGACGCCGGCCTGCATCATCCCGGCCTCGATCGCTTCGGATACAGGCAGCAGCGGCGATGTCGCGACCGAATAGAGGATGGCGTTGAAATTGGGCGCGACCTGCGAATAGAGAAGCGCGCGTGCCGCCTTGTAGTGCGTCAGCGCCGCCTCATAGCTTCCCGATTTATAGGCTTCGTCACCGTCGCGGATACGCAATTTTGCCTTGGCGAGGACGGCGTTGGCCTTGTCCTGCGCGGTCGGACCGGTGGCGGCGCCGATGATCGCGATCAGGTCGGGACGAAACTCCATGACGGGTGTGACGGTCAGGAAGCTGCTGGCTTGGAGGGCTTTCATTCGGATTCTCCCATGCATTGCGGATCGCGCGCGAAAGTACGCGCGGGATGGATGTCGGTGATGCAACTGGACCCTGCGGTTCGGGAGGGTTCGCCGACGAAGGCAATCTGGCCCGCAGGCGCATTGCGCGCCCGCAGCGAGTGGCCAGACCGCCACGATATCGTCAGTCGAAGAAGTCCTCCGCCCGTCTTGCCCCAGACATGGCAAGGGGGCAGCGAGTCTGATTGGACGAAAGCGTCACGGGCGCTAAGCCGTTCAGAATCAGCGACGAAAAATTCGATGTGTCAGCCTGATACAAATCAACGCCGCGAGAGTTTGGCGGCGATGCCGTCCGGCCGCTTGCCCGTTGCACCATGCTTGCCGAAAAGCCTGCAACGCTCACTTCATATTATGCACCACCGGAAGCAAGCCGTCTGTCGTTGGCCGGCAGGTGATTGTCGGGCGCCCTGCAATTCGCCAAGAGCGGCAAAATCCGCGGATCCGGATGGGATGAGGTCCGGAGCGAAATCATGGCGTCATCCTGTGGCCGCGAAAAGGCGGGCCGCAGGGCTGAATATCTCACTAAATATCTGAATTTATGCCATAATATGGCTATGATGGTGCGGTCGAGAAGACTCGAACTTCCACGGCCTTTCGGCCACAACGACCTCAACGTTGCGCGTCTACCAGTTCCGCCACGACCGCACATCATGATGGTTCCGGACAGTCCGGCACCAGGTAGGAGCGGGCGCCTAGCAAAGCTTTCCGGGTGATGCAAGCGAGCTTCGCCGCTTTTATTTCTTGCACCTGCGAACATGGCGCCGCGCGGCTTGGGCCGATGTCACGGAAGCGACTTCGAAGAGTCACCTTACTGTCATTGCTCTGGCGTCAGACCGTCATCGAATCACCCTAGTGGCGGCGGCACCGGGGGCGAGGCGGCACACCTCTTTCGTTTGCCGGTGGTTTTTCACTGCGCTCGACATGCGCACACCGGGAACGGAGAATTTCATGGCGGCCTTTGCACGCGTTCGTTTGATCATGCTTACCAGCGTGGCCTGTTCCACCCTCGCGGCCTGCGGTGCCGACGACATCGCATCGCCGGGCGAAGGCGGTACGATCATCATCAACCCGACGCCCACCCCGACCCCGACGCCGACCCCCACGCCGACTCCGACTCCGCCGTCGGTGACGCCGGCTGCCGGCTGCCCGACGATCTCGGCCGGCGCGCTCACCGACAGCGGCACGATTGCCAACGCATCGGTCGGTACCTTCCGCGTCTGCACGCTGCCGTCGGTCATCACGGGCAGCATCACGCTGCCGAAGATCGCCGGTCTCGTCTATCGCATGAACGGCCGCGTCGACGTCGGTACCGACAAGGGGCCGACCACGACGGGCACGACCAACGTCGTCCTGACGATCGAGCCCGGCGTCATCCTCTACGGCGAATCGGGTCCGTCGTGGCTCAACGTCACCCGCGGCAACTCGATCCAGGCCGTCGGCACCCCGACCAAGCCGATCATTTTCACCAGCCGCGACAACGTCCAGGGCCTGAACACCGAAAATTCGTCGGGTCAGTGGGGCGGTGTCGTGCTGAGCGGCCGTGCGCAGGTCACCAACTGCGCGACCGGCGGCGCGGCGCCGGGCACGACGGCCTGCGAACGCCAGACCGAAGGCGCGGTGGATCCGGCGCTTTACGGCGGCGCGAACAACACCGAGAGCAGCGGCCGTCTGAGCTATGTCCAGATCCGCTTCTCGGGCTACATCCTGTCGAACAACAGCGAGCTTCAGTCGCTGACGCTGCAGGGCGTCGGTTCGGGCACCCAGATCGATCATATCCAGTCGTACAACAGCTCGGACGATGCGGTCGAAATCTTCGGTGGCCACGCCCATGTGAAGCACTTCATCGCGGTCGGCGCCGAGGACGACAATCTCGACACCGACGTCGGCACGAAGGCAAACTTCCAGTACGGCATCATCGTCCAGCGTCCGAACATCGGCGACGCGCTGATCGAGGCCGACTCGGACGACACGCTCGATGGCGACAATCCGCGTCAGAACACCCGCGTGTCGAACTTCGTCTTCTACCAGAATTCGAACAACAGCTCGTCGGACCAGGCGTCGATCCTGCTGCGCGGCGGTACCGACTATGGGCTCTACAACTCGCTGGTCGTCAGCCCGAACAACTCGTGCCTCCGCATCAGCCGTGCGCAGACCGCTTCGGGCACGCAGAATGCCGCGATCGACGAATTCGGTGCACCGATCTTCCGCTCGGTCCTGATGCAGTGCTCGGGCACCAAATATATCGGCAGCAACGGCCCGTCGGCGACCGACGTGCAGGCGATCTTCGGCACCGGAACGAACGGCAACAACGATGCCTACACCCCGACGCTGACCAGCCTGTACATCAACGGCGCGACCGAAACCGCGGTGACCCCGTTCAACGTTTCGACGCTGAACGGCCAGACGTTCAACGGCATCGAACTGACGCGGGCCGGCTTCTTCGACGCGACGACCTATATCGGCGCGGTCAAGGATGCGAGCGACACCTGGTTCCAGGGTTGGACCTGCAACAGCGGCACCGCCAATTTCGGCACCGGCAATTCGGGTCTCTGCACCACGCTGCCGACCACCTGAGGCCTTTGGCATCAATCGGGAGGGGGCGGCGGGGTGCCGCTCCCTCTCACGCATATTTTCGGGTTCCTGAGGGGTGACTGTCATGTCCAAGCCGATCCGGCTCGCCAGCCTGTTGTTGATTTCCACGGCGCTCGTCGCGCCCGCCACGGCGATGGCGCAAACGGATCCGGCACCCGAGGCACCTGCCGCCGATCCGGCAGCCGAAGCGCCCGCGGACGCTGCCGCCGAAGCGCCGGCAGATGACGAACTGGACGTGTCGATCCCCGGTGGCGGCGAGATCGTCGTGACCGGCCGTCGCAACGCCAACGTCGAGCGCACGGCCCCCCAGGTCGTCTCGGTTCTCGGTGCCGCCGACATCGCGCGCACCGGTGAAGGCAATATCGCGGGCGCGCTGGGCCGTGTCACTGGCCTCAGCGTCGTCGGCAACGGCTTCGTCTATGTCCGTGGTCTCGGCGACCGCTATTCGCTCGCACTGCTCAACGGCTCGCCGCTTCCCAGCCCCGAACCGCTGAAGCGCGTCGTCCCGCTCGACATTTTCCCCAGCGGCATCATCGCCTCGTCGCTCGTCCAGAAAAGCTACTCGGCCAACTTCCCGGGCGAATTCGGCGGCGGCGTGATCAACCTCACGACCAAGGCGGTGCCGCGCGACCCCTTCCTGACGATCGGCGCCAGCATCGGCGGCAACTCGGAAACGACGGGCCAGCTCGGCTATACCTATTACGGAACCGGCAGCGACTGGACCGGCTTCGGCGACGGCGGCCGCAATCTGCCGTCCGCATACAAGGCGTGGCGCGCCTCGGGCCTGCGCATCAACGATCCCAGCGTCAATCAGCAAGCAATCGCCGGCCAGTTCGTGACGGCGAGCAACGCGATCGTCCAGCGCAACGACAATATGCCGGTCAACTGGGGCGCCAACATCACCGGCGGCAAATCCTGGACGCTCGGCGGCACCGAGATCGGTCTGATCGCGACGGCGGGCTATACGAGCAAATGGCGTACGCGCGACGTGACGCAGCAGACAGCGAATGCGCTCGACCTGTCCTCGCTCAACACCGATATCAACCGCGTGATCACCGATAACCGCGTCGTCGTGAACGGCCTCATCGGTCTCAGCGCCGAATTCGGCGAGAACAAGGTTCGCTGGACCAACCTGTACATCCGCGACACCATCAAGCAGGCGCGCCTCGGCGCCGAAGATCGCCCGCTGAGTTCGGATGCGAACCCCGGCGTCAGCTTCATGTACCAGGACACCGCCTGGTATGCGCGCCAGCTGTTCAACACGCAGTTCGTCGGCGAATTCCAGCCTTTCGACGACCTGCATGTCGACATCCGCGCGGGCTACGCCAATTCGCAGCGCGAGGCGCCGTTCGAGCTGAGCTTCGTCTACAGCCGCTCCAACAGCCCGACCGATCCCTATGGGCAGTTCTACACGAACACCCTGAATACGGGGCAGCGTCCGGGCAGCGCGACGATCGCCTTTTCGGACCTGAACGAGGATCTGTACTCGGCCGGCATCGACTTCACCTATGAAATCACGCCGACGGTGAAAGCGGTCTATGGCTATGCCTATAGCGATACCGACCGCGTTACCGAACGCCGCGACTTCCTGTTCCAGGGGAACAACAATATTCCGCTCGGCGTCTCGCTGCTGCGGCCCGACCTGCTGCTCTCGCAGACGGTGATCTGTTTCCCGCCGCTCAATCCGCCGACCAACCCCAATTGTCCGGCCAACCCCAGCCCGACGGGTATCAGCCTGGTCGACAGCACGGGCTCTAACCCGACGTTCGAGGCGACCCTGCGCAATCATGCGGGCTATTTCCAGCTGCAGGCCGACCTGATCGACGGGCTCAACCTCAACATCGGCGCACGCTATGAAACCGCGGTCCAGCGCGTCAGCGCGGTGCAGGTCTATACCGTCAATCCGACCTTGCCGCCCGATACCAATCTCAGCCGCAACTATCTGCTTCCCGCTGCGACGCTGACATACGAGATCCAGCCGCAGATGCAGGTGCGCCTCAGCGCCTCGAAGACGATCGCACGCCCCCAGTTCCGCGAACTGGTGTTCCAGACCTATTATGATCCCGACACCAACCGGAACTTCCAGGGCAATCCGCAGCTTGTCGACAGCCAGTTGTACAACGCCGAAGGCCGCTTCGAATGGTATTTCGCGCCCGAACAGCGCCTGTCGATCGGCGGCTTCTACAAGCGGATCAAGAATCCGATCGAAACCTATGCCAGCTTCGACGGCAACAGCGTGACGACGCGCTTCGCCAACGCCCCCGAGGCGACGCTGTACGGCGCCGAGTTCGAGGTACAGAAGCATTTCGATCTCAGCGGCTGGGGTGACGGCTTCTTCGCCACGCGCCGCGCGGTGGTCATCGGCAACTACACTTATTCGAAGTCCGAACTGAAGGTTGGCCCTGACGATCCGGTCAAGGCCTTCCCCTTCACCGGCGCGACGCTGGCCAGCCAGTTCTTCCGCGACGGCGCGCCGCTGACCGGCCAGTCGGACCATCTCGTCAACCTCGAGTTCGGTCTCGAGGATACCGAGAAGCTGTCGCAGCAGACGATCCTGATTTCCTATGCGTCGGATCGCATCACGCGGCGCGGGCCTTCGGGCCAGCCGGACATTTTCGAAAAGCCGGGCGTCCAGATCGACTTCGTTGCGCGTCAGGGCATTCCGCTGTTCGGCAAGGAGCTCGAGCTGAAGTTCGAGGCGCGGAATATCCTCGGCACGAAGTTCAAGGAAATGCAGCAGAGCGGCGACAACACCGTCTACTACAACCTGTATAAAACCGGCACGACCTTCTCGCTCGGCGGATCGCTGAAATTCTAGAGGTCCCTTGCACGTCACCCCGGCCGAGTGCCGGGGTGGCGACTGCTACCAGCCGTGCAGGGCGGACTCGCCCCTCTGTCAAAAAACTGTAATCTTCCCGTCAGCTGATTGTCACCGATCGCCCCTAGGCGATTCGCGAGACCGCTTTTTCAGTTGGGGGACAGGGACGAATTCATGGCGACGCTGATGTCCGGATCGGCCGTACGGC
Coding sequences within:
- a CDS encoding TonB-dependent receptor, whose amino-acid sequence is MSKPIRLASLLLISTALVAPATAMAQTDPAPEAPAADPAAEAPADAAAEAPADDELDVSIPGGGEIVVTGRRNANVERTAPQVVSVLGAADIARTGEGNIAGALGRVTGLSVVGNGFVYVRGLGDRYSLALLNGSPLPSPEPLKRVVPLDIFPSGIIASSLVQKSYSANFPGEFGGGVINLTTKAVPRDPFLTIGASIGGNSETTGQLGYTYYGTGSDWTGFGDGGRNLPSAYKAWRASGLRINDPSVNQQAIAGQFVTASNAIVQRNDNMPVNWGANITGGKSWTLGGTEIGLIATAGYTSKWRTRDVTQQTANALDLSSLNTDINRVITDNRVVVNGLIGLSAEFGENKVRWTNLYIRDTIKQARLGAEDRPLSSDANPGVSFMYQDTAWYARQLFNTQFVGEFQPFDDLHVDIRAGYANSQREAPFELSFVYSRSNSPTDPYGQFYTNTLNTGQRPGSATIAFSDLNEDLYSAGIDFTYEITPTVKAVYGYAYSDTDRVTERRDFLFQGNNNIPLGVSLLRPDLLLSQTVICFPPLNPPTNPNCPANPSPTGISLVDSTGSNPTFEATLRNHAGYFQLQADLIDGLNLNIGARYETAVQRVSAVQVYTVNPTLPPDTNLSRNYLLPAATLTYEIQPQMQVRLSASKTIARPQFRELVFQTYYDPDTNRNFQGNPQLVDSQLYNAEGRFEWYFAPEQRLSIGGFYKRIKNPIETYASFDGNSVTTRFANAPEATLYGAEFEVQKHFDLSGWGDGFFATRRAVVIGNYTYSKSELKVGPDDPVKAFPFTGATLASQFFRDGAPLTGQSDHLVNLEFGLEDTEKLSQQTILISYASDRITRRGPSGQPDIFEKPGVQIDFVARQGIPLFGKELELKFEARNILGTKFKEMQQSGDNTVYYNLYKTGTTFSLGGSLKF